From a region of the Pelomicrobium methylotrophicum genome:
- a CDS encoding DEAD/DEAH box helicase family protein, whose protein sequence is MKLQFDPNQKYQIDAIAAVADLFDGQPQGEPEYAVIKSTGAGDLLSGQEQTELGVGNRLLLNEDKLRANTRNVQERNDIEVDDPNAPLEAWDVFDAPANLARRCPHFSVEMETGTGKTYVYLRTIFELATRYGFRKFVIVVPSVAIREGVLKNIELTAEHFRALYNNLPFEHFVYDAKRVSRLRQFALANTVQILVINIDAFRKNFAGTEVERKSNVIYKESDKLSGRQPIEFVQAARPIVIIDEPQSVDSTDKAQEAIKALNPLCTLRYSATHRNPYNLVYRLDPVRAFELKLVKRIVVASAVAEGGENEAFVRAEAIDNKNGIKAKLRIHVQTSDGPKEKSVTVKLGSDLFALSNEREAYRTGYEVTEINAEPGNEFVRLSSGRVLRLGEQLGGFREDLWRAQIMHTVKKHLDRELQLQGRGIKVLSLFFIDRVANYRDYDADGRPIKGKFAAHFEEVLTEFAKDPRYAGLSWLRLPVERLHNGYFAQDKKGVLKDTRGDTQADEEVYNLIMKDKERLLSLDEPLRFIFSHSALREGWDNPNVFQICTLNETRSAVKKRQEIGRGLRLPVDQNGRRVFDESINTLYIMANESYEDFARALQTEYEEDCGVTFGKVPITALARLERVVDGESRPIGREGAEAIKQALVAQQMLDADGRLLPNFDPQRPGFELQLPADYVELAPAVVDLLSSYRIERHVRRERDEAVASLKKEVLLTPEFQALWERIKPKTQYRVEFSTEELVRRAAEAIRKMEKIDPPRVRVIAGQLDIRRGGVEGRALSVAEEQATYGPVTVPDLLAYLQGETELTRATLVRILKESGRLAEFFNDPQRFLDTVVRLIKHELHRLLVDGIKYEKIGGTGPEAEWEMALFKNEELVDYLSSLQVQKSLYDRVPYDSDVEREFARRLDEREDIKLFVKLPRWFTVDTPVGEYNPDWAIVKHDDETVYLVRETKSTKDFLKLRTEEADKVRCGMRHFEALAVPFAVVTSAEQV, encoded by the coding sequence ATGAAGCTCCAATTTGACCCGAACCAGAAATACCAGATCGACGCCATCGCGGCGGTGGCTGATCTCTTCGACGGCCAGCCGCAGGGTGAGCCGGAGTATGCGGTCATCAAGTCCACCGGAGCCGGAGACTTGCTTTCAGGTCAGGAGCAGACCGAGCTGGGCGTAGGCAACCGGCTGCTGCTCAATGAGGACAAGCTGCGCGCCAATACGCGCAATGTGCAGGAACGCAACGATATCGAGGTAGATGACCCCAACGCTCCGCTCGAAGCCTGGGACGTTTTCGATGCGCCCGCCAACCTCGCGCGTCGCTGCCCGCACTTTTCGGTGGAGATGGAGACGGGGACGGGCAAGACCTATGTCTACCTGCGCACGATTTTCGAACTGGCAACACGCTATGGCTTTCGGAAGTTCGTGATCGTGGTGCCGAGTGTCGCGATCCGCGAAGGGGTGCTCAAGAACATCGAGCTCACCGCCGAGCACTTCCGCGCGCTTTACAACAACCTGCCGTTCGAGCACTTTGTCTATGACGCGAAGCGCGTGAGTCGGCTGCGGCAGTTCGCGCTCGCCAACACCGTGCAGATCTTGGTCATCAACATCGACGCTTTCCGCAAGAACTTCGCCGGCACCGAGGTCGAGCGGAAAAGCAACGTCATCTACAAGGAAAGCGATAAACTCTCCGGCCGGCAGCCCATCGAATTCGTGCAAGCGGCGCGGCCGATCGTGATCATCGACGAGCCGCAGAGTGTCGATTCCACCGACAAGGCGCAGGAGGCGATCAAGGCGCTGAATCCCTTGTGCACGCTGCGCTACTCGGCCACGCACCGCAACCCGTACAACCTGGTGTATCGGCTCGATCCGGTGCGGGCCTTCGAGCTGAAGCTGGTCAAGAGAATCGTGGTGGCGTCCGCAGTGGCGGAAGGGGGCGAGAACGAGGCGTTCGTGCGCGCGGAGGCCATCGACAACAAGAACGGCATCAAGGCGAAGCTCCGGATTCACGTGCAAACCAGCGACGGCCCCAAGGAAAAGAGCGTCACGGTCAAGCTCGGTTCCGACCTCTTCGCGCTATCTAATGAACGTGAGGCGTATCGGACGGGCTACGAGGTCACTGAAATCAATGCCGAGCCCGGCAATGAATTTGTCCGCTTATCGAGCGGGCGCGTTTTGCGCCTGGGCGAGCAGCTCGGTGGTTTTCGCGAAGACCTGTGGCGTGCCCAGATCATGCACACAGTAAAGAAACACCTCGACCGTGAGCTGCAGCTTCAGGGCCGCGGCATCAAGGTGCTGTCGCTCTTTTTCATCGACCGCGTAGCCAACTACCGCGACTACGATGCCGACGGCAGACCGATCAAGGGCAAGTTTGCCGCGCACTTCGAGGAGGTGCTCACCGAATTCGCCAAGGACCCACGCTATGCCGGCCTTTCCTGGCTCAGGCTACCCGTCGAGAGACTGCACAATGGCTATTTTGCGCAGGACAAAAAGGGTGTACTCAAGGACACCCGCGGCGACACCCAAGCCGACGAGGAGGTGTACAACCTGATCATGAAGGACAAGGAACGGCTGCTGTCGCTCGACGAACCGCTGCGCTTCATCTTCAGCCACTCCGCGTTGCGCGAGGGCTGGGACAACCCCAACGTGTTCCAGATCTGCACGCTGAACGAAACGCGCAGTGCAGTGAAGAAGCGCCAGGAGATCGGGCGCGGATTGCGGCTGCCCGTCGATCAAAACGGCCGGCGAGTGTTCGACGAATCCATCAACACGCTCTACATCATGGCCAACGAGAGCTATGAGGACTTCGCCCGGGCACTCCAGACCGAGTACGAAGAGGACTGCGGCGTCACCTTCGGCAAGGTGCCGATCACTGCGCTGGCCAGGCTGGAGCGCGTCGTGGATGGGGAATCGCGTCCGATCGGGCGCGAAGGTGCGGAGGCGATTAAGCAGGCGCTGGTGGCGCAGCAAATGCTGGACGCCGACGGCCGGCTGCTGCCGAACTTCGACCCGCAGCGCCCGGGGTTTGAGCTACAACTCCCCGCGGATTACGTGGAGCTTGCGCCCGCCGTGGTGGATCTGCTGTCCTCTTACCGCATCGAGCGCCACGTCCGCCGCGAACGCGACGAGGCAGTCGCCAGCCTCAAAAAAGAAGTCCTGCTCACACCGGAGTTTCAGGCCTTGTGGGAGCGCATCAAACCCAAGACGCAGTACCGTGTGGAATTTTCCACCGAGGAGCTGGTGCGCCGCGCAGCGGAGGCCATCCGCAAGATGGAAAAAATCGATCCGCCCCGTGTGCGAGTGATTGCCGGCCAGCTCGACATTCGCCGGGGCGGGGTCGAAGGCCGTGCCTTGAGTGTGGCGGAGGAGCAGGCTACCTATGGTCCGGTAACCGTACCGGACTTGCTTGCGTACCTGCAAGGCGAGACGGAACTCACCCGCGCTACCTTGGTGCGCATCCTCAAGGAATCCGGTCGTCTGGCGGAGTTTTTCAACGACCCGCAGCGCTTTCTCGATACGGTGGTTCGCCTGATCAAACACGAGCTCCATCGGCTTCTCGTTGACGGCATCAAGTATGAAAAGATCGGCGGCACGGGCCCCGAAGCGGAATGGGAGATGGCGCTGTTCAAAAACGAGGAGCTAGTGGATTACCTAAGCTCATTGCAGGTCCAGAAGTCCCTCTACGACCGTGTGCCCTACGACTCCGACGTCGAGCGGGAGTTTGCGCGCAGGCTCGACGAGCGTGAAGACATCAAGCTGTTCGTCAAACTGCCACGCTGGTTCACAGTGGATACACCCGTCGGCGAATACAACCCGGACTGGGCCATCGTCAAGCACGATGATGAAACGGTCTATCTGGTGCGAGAAACCAAGAGTACGAAAGACTTCCTCAAACTTCGGACGGAAGAGGCGGACAAGGTCCGCTGCGGCATGCGGCACTTCGAAGCGCTCGCGGTGCCCTTCGCCGTGGTCACAAGTGCTGAGCAAGTGTAG